GGATGCTCTTGGCACTTTTGGCTGACAGATCTTGAACCCAGCTGTCACTGCCATGCATCACACATGCAGTCCACACTTGGATGTTTGGCCCCTCCTGACAAGTGTTGCTGTATTATTTCAACTATATGTTGTGTTGCCTGGTGTCCGACTCCTCTGGCTAATACAGGCCGATTTGGCTACCTTCTGCAACATGCATATCATCAGCTTCACACAATTCTTCGATTATTTTACAGTACTTGTTTGATATTGTGGCATACTGCACTTGGTTCTATTGGCTACAGCCAAGTGTGATGCTTTGTAAGAAACAATCTAGTTAACACACTACCTTGCGGATTTCCAAGCATATTTTGCATAACTACAAAGCTGGTTACTAATATATGTTTCATTTTTCCAGCATTCGGAGGGGTTACGAAGTATACAAGCAGGTCTGTGCAGCATGTCACAGTATGCGTTATGTTGCGTATCGCAACTTGGTTGGGGTGTCACATACTGAGGCTGAAGCCAAGGCAGAAGCTGAATCAGTGAGTACCACTGCTCTTTCTGTTTACTTCAGGCTTgcatttttctttccctctcGTGCAGGTGGGGTCATTTTAGAGGATATTCTAGATGCTTTAAGTGCGACTTCCAGGATAGATTCAGCACGGGTACTTCGATACACAGCTCCTGAACTTTGGTCACCTATTGCTTTCTTCATTGATGTTTACAGAGCGTATTCTTTGTTTTGCTTCAGTGCATTTCTTGTTTCACAGACACATTTTGCCTACCTATGAAGATTGTGCTAATGTGCAAATAATTTGACAAGGCCAGTGTTTCTACCCCACCATTGATAATACAATATATACTGTTTCTGATTCCTTTCACTATTGCATTTTGAGTGAGCAGATTCTAGCTGCAAAAGGGATGAGAGATAGCTCATCAAAAAGCCATTTTATTCCCATGTGCTTATCCTTGCATTTTGTGGCTAGGTGTTACAGTAAAATGATAGACGGTGCCCACTTATTCATAAAAATGCAATGATTCACAGGAGTGCAGTGTAAAAGAACTGCAGCTTCTTGTAAACCGCTCTCATTATTAAATGTTTCAGGTGAAGTATGTTTTTGAAAGTTTAGGGTCTCTTTATGCCTTTTAAATTTTCTTTATAcaattcgcgtttttttttttctttgcatttataaAATAGTAACTGTAATTATGCAAATGTATGTTATTTTCCACATGCCTTTGGGATTAAAGGAAGTGGCAGTCTTGCATAACATCTAGAAATTGCTCATGTTTCACGTTTATGTAAGGCTCTTTGTTTCGGGTAAAACCCAACAGTTCCAGATTTTTTCACCTCAAACAAGTTTTTCTGGTTAAACACGATTTCTCCCCTAAGTTTGCTTTTTCATAAAGTGCATGAATAAATGCAAGTGTTACAAAACTAATAAACGCTGCCCCACATTGTGATCAAGTTGTCAAAATATATCGTGTTATCATCATTCATATATGAATAGGATATGTGCTTCCTTTTGGTTTAACGCTCACACAAAAACCAGCATATGCGATATATCTAGCACCtcttaactaattactttattgCACATACGTATTGCAAttgccgcaaccactgcagatgaaaccgcggtcgctaACGATGCGATCATGGAAGACGACTgtgcagttatgaaggcacacAGTGTTATGCGCGGCAATAAACggaagaataaaggctttaaaggcacaaataggcacgaagcattctggtgttgctgtcattcacgtacgatttccactgatTACTATGATGATGCAGACTCCACCACTTCGTTTCAGTTGGACACTAGCGCCGTTGttgctcttttgtgtcgcacatttgTGGAGCTCTGCTCTCTCTGAGCTTCGAGAGTTCTCCGAATTAAGCGATGTGTGGCCAAATATGTCCGAATTAACAAGATTGTGATTGCATTGAACAATGCATGTGCCAGCCGGGTGCTAGGATCAGAGGACGAGTCCGAGTTAATGAAGGTCGAATGAACGAGGTTTTACTTGCACTTAATCTTTACActcccctaccccccccccccccccccttaaattTTAAATAATATAAAACCTGGAAACGGAGAACCCTATGTTTATCGGGAGTGCTATAGTGTAGCTATTGGTGTTGTGATTGTCTTATATTTGAATGGCTTACTAAATATTAGAAGAAAGAGAACCAAAGGGCCCGTTTTTGTAAGTCACAACagcataaagccaacagacaatgacaacaaggaaaacataggggTAATTACTTGTTTATATAAGTGAAATGTAGAAGTTATAGATAAATGAATGCGGACGAAAAAGCAACAGATCTGCGGCAGCGTTGATGCTTTCAgatagcatacgagggtttattggccTGTTGCCCTCTCCTAAGCTCATGTATGATGCTTTGTGGTAGAAAGGATGTTCTACGTCTACTGCTTAGGGAGgtagcgctggctaacattctCCGGGTTTTACTCTAGTATACACATATAAAAACACCCGAGAAAGTGTGTGGGAAAACGGTGCCACAGTAGCTCAATTGgcaagagcatcgcatgcgtaatgcaaAGATGTGGGTTTGTATgccacctgcggccagtttttttcatccgctttcattttcatttataaTTTCTACATCTCGCTTATATAAAGAAGTGAGCACAGTCTATTCgctttatatggttgtgactaattGATTAGTCATATGGTGATGCATGCTCTTCTTTGCTGTAAGAATAGATCTGTTCTTGGTAgtaaaatttttgtttttctattgcctCGTTTATCACATGCCTGCTGCATTGCTCATTTTCTCATTTTAGAGGTAGTGCCTGTAGTTCTGCGAAGGCGCTAAGACATGACACTCTCAGCTGGCACTATCTTTATGGCAGGGGAAGTCACAGGTATTGCAACAGATAAAATACTGTAATCGGACATTTGTTTTGTGGTACAACTTGAATATGCAAGGATATTGCATCACTTTAATACACATGTAAGCATCTGCTTTATGCAATTCATGGCCTGCTTGTCTTTATGGAATTGTAGCAGAAATCACGATAGCTTCAGATGCTACCGATTGTCATTTTTGTGTTGCAAAAGCCCAGTTGATTGGCACTTACAGGAGACTGCAATAGAGGAGGAAAAGGATGGAGCCAACTTTTTGCCACTTGTGACAGAAGTGTAATAGTTAAAGGAGGGTTTGGTTTATATAGTACAGGACAGTATAGTAGTATCTCTCCCTTTCCTCATTTACTTAAATTTCAGTACTGCATGAATTACTTTGCTAGCACATGGCGCATAAGAGCAATGAATATTTTCtaattgttttaatttttttactctGAGAGGTCTTTTCATTTTATCATTAGCAGATGCCATTGTGAAATTTCTAACACATTAACCTTTGTTTTCTTAAGGTGCAAATCTTGGATGGTCCTGACGATCAAGGCAACATGTTTGAGCGGCCTGGGAAGTTGTCGGATTATTTTCCAAATCCATATCCAAATGAGCAAGCTGCTCGCGCTGCCAACAATGGTGCCCTCCCACCGGACCTCAGTTTCATCACCAATGCTCGGCATGGTGGCGAGGTAcagtctgcccccccccccctttttttttttttttttttttgctgataccgtatttacttgatggtgtaacgcgagttttttttttccagatttttgctacttgaagtcgatcctcgcgttacaatcgaatactgaaattcaagttgtctaaaaagtgcaatgatgcacccaattctaatcaacgagtgaaatgtgcaagtgaaagcgcgcgatggacGTGCATTTTCACAGAGAGTGAACACACGGCAGAGAGCAAATGCGAATTCTTCCGTCGTGTGAAAGGTCGTGGGGAATGGGAGGGAAGGAgcggaggcaacgtttagctgcggcaccaaatgggtatcttgcgaccaggcgcaacgggaactggcgactcaatcttccacgcgaaaggaggaaagctggaaggcagcgtgggagggggcacggcttctgctctgctaccattgcgtacttgtactttgcgcggctgcagGCTGTCGCgtgcatcgtatcttgaaagcgatctccacacggctcttacctttgtacgtgctgctgtgctgtgctttcgccgctcggTTTCCATTCAAGCGATAGAtggcacgaaccttcgctcactgctgcgggcgcgcttgctcacgctagcgttctgacagcggttgtgcgcagtcatcgagtgtgatctattcatgtttgcttgtgcgcgctgacatcatgcttgttaattcaattagtaagcttTATACCGCCAATAAAactgtcattactccgtatagttctgtactaatttgctaccaCAATTGATGctcgggcaaaactgtgactttttcttgCATCTGGTTGCGTTACTTTCGCGGTTTTATTTGTTCTTgatggacgcaatgaaaagtcacccctcgcattGCAATCGCGgccgcgttacaatcgagtaaatacggtacttctTTTATGCTGTGCCACCTCTTCACTTCTCAAATTAttatttttactttgttttccTCCATAAATTGGTGATCGAAGTATGAATTAGGAAATTTATgacaatacagtggaatctcgatgatacgatcacggctaatacgaatttccggatgatacgaatttttctgaggtcccgaccgagccccattactttgcaacgtgctagagaacggttgttacgaatcaattttcgacccgcgtcggttgatacgaataaacacTGCCCCACCGACGCCCGCGAAAGAAAACAGCacgcagtcacgcgcgttttccctttctcgtTTGGTGCATAggtgcggacgcggcgccggacagcgcggaagccgcgactgggcgcgaggagtttgaagcggtggcgcttttgttgcttttgtgctttttttttttttgtctcttcgctcgctgcagcaagcgaaggttcgtgcggtctatcgcttcaacggaaactgagcggcgtaagcacagcgcatacaaaggtcagagccatgtggagatcgctttcaaggtacggtgcgcgcgacaacaccgacagctggcacaggcgcccccctctccctccctcccgcgctaccttcccgctttgctcatttcgcgtggggagattgcgtcgccagttacccttgcgctcggttgcaagatagtagtagtgattttattgaagaagaaaatgacgcctatttctgctgcccaatagggagcacggcgcagcgtcaaggttgcaagatacgcatttggcgccgcagcacagcgtcgccctccctccctcccatacccccacggcctttcgcgcaacggaagtcgcgtttgctctccactgtgcgttcgctgtccgtgaaggcgcgcgcactttactcgcacatacggcgcgcggtgacgagcccttggactcgtgcttcacgtctcatgctcctcctccgcatcgccctcgttgatctcctctcccatcagtGGGCACACCTcctgctcgctaccgcccttgtcggcgagattttcccgcggaaacAGCAATTTCGTcccacgcggctgcactgtaagcggtatgcgtatacatggagttctatgggagggtaaacgggagtcggaaaaggccgcgttgtagccagttctgcattATAAACGGTtgcattataagtggtctatactgtaaatgctttttacgtacgtgtacctgagtgagttcacctctcgactctttaatttagctagttttaattgtgtttcgatgatacgaaattcggctaatacaaatttttttcgtgaccccgtgagattcgtataatcgagattccactgtatatgaaACTTAGACCTAGTAACAAAAGCACAGATTGAAGGAAAAAGAGCATAGTGGGGCTGAGTATTTTTGAAAAGGAAATCTAAATAATGATAAAAGAAATTTAGGAGATCTAGATAAGCACATATGTTGTCACCAATGtttatctctttctttccctGTGAAATATATTGTACTGCAGCTTTCACGATCGCTTTATTCCCTTCAGGCACTGTATGCACAATTGTGCATGCCAAATAATGCGCCATAAGgaaaaagcactgatgaaaacAATTATATTTAAAATGTCGCATATATTTTAAAAAACATCTGATTGAACCTGTGGTGCAAGTTTGAATAATTATGTGTGaagtgttttagtaaaacgagctGGAAGGTAAATGGCTgggtgtttttccaagcatgctAGACATGATATAGTTGTTCTCATATATGACGTTCCTGTTCCCGCATGGAGTCCTCATTCTGTAATCTTGACAACACTCACTGAAGAATGGAAAattcttaatccaccttaatgctgTATGCTCTTAGTAATTCTCAAAGTGCAAGAAGTGTGATGAAActaagtacagtaaaagctcgatgatacgatcacggctaatacgaatttccggatgatacgaatttttctgtggtcccggccgagccccattactttgcaacgtgctagagaacggttgttacgaatcgattttcagcctgcgtcggttgatacgaataaacgccgccccaccgacggccgcgaaagagaacagcgcgcagtcacgcgctttctctccttctcttttggtgcggaggcgcggcgccggacagcgcggactccgcgactgggcgggaagagtttgaagcggtggcgcttcaagaaataaatgctttttacgtacatgtgcctgagtgagttcacctctgactctttaatttagctacagtcgaatctcgttaattcgaacacgcttacttcgaacataccgcgtaccgacaatgctcttagcagcgcgccaaataacgcggcggcgcctccgaccggcattgctccgacaccgccatagagcaaaaactcaggagagacccctcaatgccgcgcgcgaaggaacgggaaaaaaaaaaagaactcgcggcagaaatttccccctctctcaaattggaaggtcgccgtttctgcatcgcgccggaacaagcgtgtacgtgccgactagagtgttctagaatatggaccattgtctagtacactctagtgccgactagagtgttctagacaaccgtattctagcacacactagtgccgacatctcagccacgcggataaaatggcagtgaacccttctcctctattttctagtcacatgttggccttgcacgctgcggcagcggcgcagagggaagcagcggcggaggcacagtcgggccaacgaaactgccacgcccgcaagcgctcgcttcccgataacggcagaaaacgaaacttcagggggcggctaaaataagctggcgccagcacggcggcgcgcgcgcacTGAGATGTGcacacggagtcgaaggtgagagctacgagggagttgagagggaggacgaggggagccaccgaagcggcggagttgacgcggccaaataaatccgcttccctgccgccctcctccctcaccttcgacggtctccgcgcgcacccgtgtgccggcgccgcccgctcgctccctgaagcttcgttttctgttgtgggaagcgaccgttagccggcgtgggcagtttcgtggcccgcgcttgctatgtgcttgcgcgccgcgatatttcacgactcgcaccgttcgtgcatggtgctatggtgcacgaatacttcaaaaatacgtccttttaattcgaacaaattttcgggccccttcgagttcgaattatcgagattcgacagtagtgttgggctgctgagcacgaggtcgcgggatcgaatcccggccacggcggccgcatttcgatgggggcgaaaatgcgaaaacacccgtgtacttagatttaggtgcacgttaaagaaccccaggtggtctaaatttccggagtcctccactacggcgtgcctcataatcagaactggttttggcacgtaaaaccccataatttaattttaattttttttttagattcgacagtagttttaattctgtttcgatgatacgaatttcggctaatacgaatattttcgtgaccccgtgagattcgtatcatcgagcttttactgtataatgGAATTAATTGTCCCTCGAAGGGACTATCAAACACTATTATTGTCTTAGCTGCTGAATTTACATGGCTGTGTGTTTCATGCAGTTTGTTAGCTTGTGGACAACTTGTTATGAAAGTAGGGCTGTGTGAATATAAAAATTTCTAAAATTTTAAGCAACATTTCAATATAGTGATACATGCTCTGACAAAAGCAAAATGGAAATGGCAAAGACAAGTCTAAGTTGGAAATGCGGAATACAAGGCACGTTCGAAATCGGCTGCACTATCTGATGAAATTATATCGCTAGACAAACAGTTCCACTCGCTTATTGTGCATGGAAAGAATGAATTTCTGAAAAGACATGTGTGAAACTTGTACGTGAAAAGACTGTGCGCATCACGATAACGTTGGATGCGCGTCTTAAATGATTGAGCATACGTGCGGCCATGAATGGTGAGAGCCATGGCAAATTGAATACAATAATTTTAACCTAGCCACCTTTCTTTGCAATGTTAACATAGAAATGTTAGGAGCATGAGATCAGAAGGTGTATCAGTTATTCTACATAGTATTTGTTAAAAATTAAACGAACCGCATGCAGTTGAAccatttctgtaagtacgaaTATTAAATATACATATTAATCTGGTATTCGAAAttttcaaatatttgcacacTCTTAATTGAAACGGTTGTTATTCCCTATGGATGGCTCATAACCACCCCACTTCCCCTTTTTTGCTTTATTTTAATCGATAGCTGTTAATCCAGTAAttatggtcatcatcatcaacctatattttatgtccactgcaggacgaaggtctctccctgcgatctccaattacccctgtcttgcgctagcgtattccaacttgcgcctgcaaatttcctagcttcatcatcccatctggttttctgccgacctcgactgcgcttcgcttctcttggtatccattctgtaaccctaacggtccaccggttatccatcctgcgcattacatggcctgcccagcttcatttcttccgcttaatgtcaactagaatatcggctatccccgttttttctctgatccacaccgctctcattctgtcttttaacgttagtcataagatttttcgttccatcgctctttgtgcgatccttaacttgttctcgagcttctttgttaacctccagtttctgccccatatgttagcaccggtagaatgcaccgGTAATTACGGTACAAAGCCTCGATTCCTCAAGAgtgcaataataataatgaagtcCTTTTATTACAGAAGGACCAGAGGTTCCTGTTTGGGGAGGGAGGAGTGCAACAGATAATTGTCGCCTTTTAATGTGATCATTTCAAGGTTTGCGCCAAGTGCAGCACAGCTTCAGATGTTGATAGACTAGAAATGGTACCATATTATTGTGCCATATTTGGCCCAGATATTGCTTGAAAGAGGTGAAATCGGAAGTAGTATGCCACATTGTCCTGGAATGTCAAGTTCACTTGCCAATGAGACTGTTTTAACTGTCGTATGACTACACTGTTAAAAAGCCGTTTTTAACATGCAGTAATAAATATAGATGGATGGTGTACCATATTCATCTGTCTTTGTGGAGTACCTGCACACTGGTGAATTATCCAACAAAATTCTGTGATTGCACTTGAAATACAGATCTTTGATAATTTGACTCTAGCTAATTGTATTTTTCAGTGAATTTGGTCCCAACCGATAATTCTGGCTGGCACTCGTAAGTTTCGATGGGCAAAAGCTTTCGTTACTTCTGCCCTGAAATTGGCCCTCACTGGATATATCAAACTTCACTGGTTGGCACGAACACACCTGAACTATATGATGACTCCATGGTTGCAGCAGCTGCCTTAGTAGCACTAGCGGAAAGTGAACACATCTAATACACAATTATCTCCCAGTGAAACAATACCACCAAAATTGCCTATTTTCAGCCTGTCATAGGAAGACCTTCAAGCAAAAATGACAGCTCATGATGATTACTGTATTTACCGGTTTCTGATgcatacagtttttttttctaagaaaattatgaaaaaaatttCTAAACAGTGCAATTAAATACGAAACCACGTTTGCAACCTTAGCAACAGCCTGCTATTAAAGCCAGCAGCGTCATAGCCATTGTCGTCACAAGATGGCGACAGAACAAATTTTCACTTAGGATTGCAACGACAATGTGCTGCGTTCAATTGGATTACAAGAGCTCATTTGCATTTGCAAGAGTATTTTACATGCTAAGCTAGCAGCAACAAAATCACGTGAGTTGTTTTCAGCATTCCTGAAAATTGCAAATGTCGCAAGATGAACTAGTGAAGGGGTTAATCAAAGTATAGGCCACCCTTGCATTGTTGCGAAGTTGTTTGATAGACCTTGCATTTGCAATTGTTGCGAAGTTGTTTGATAGATGCGGAATATTAAGCATGCAATGAACTGTACAGAGGATAACATGCTGTGGTGCATCGCTATAAAGTGATGTCTGAGAGCGACGACAATAGATATAAGTGCAAATTAATTTCCAGTCTGAACGTAAACTACACTGGTTTCAACTGTTTTGCTTACCAGAATCAGATGCATGCTACATTTTTCTTGTTAAACATTCAGGTGCATGTCAGATTTCTACTTTGCTTAGGAGCTCCAGTGTCATTTTCATGTAGGTTTTCTACTTAGAACTTACTTGGTGTGCGTTAGATTGATGGAGTGTGTTAGAGtagggcaaatactgccaaatgaaacGGTGGTGTGTTTGGgtgtttttttctgccttttctaCCCAGTGGATGAAATCGATAGATTACAattaagggtgtgcgaatattcggaaAGTTTGGATATTATAGAATATTATATCTTTAATATTCAATTCGaaacatatatatttgaaaatgtttgaaaatttgaatcaaatcgaatatttGCTGGCCGTGCGggagcaaacacggttcttagcatttTTATTAACGAACACTGCTCTAGTTTTTTAACATAGCAATGTAATTGGAATGTTCcaaattaacccaacttgctaTTAAATGCATGTGCATACCATTATTCTATATTTGATTCGTTATTTGAAGCTAAGTATTCGTATTCAGTTTGTATTTGAAAATTTttatattcgcacacccctaattacAATGGTTTCGTCAAGATCGAATTAATGTAAGTCGAATGTAACAAATCTGTATTCACAAGTGATCAAACAGTGTGCAGGCTTAAATTGGAACAAGGTAAAGCATACTATTTAAAAAATTTACCGCTACTGCTATGAAGACATAATTTGCTTGTAGCacaacagaatttttttttccctcaagaAATAGTGTTGCACCATTCTTTGATTGAAGTTGTagagtttttaaaatttttattacaTTTTTGTACTGCAGCCTCTTTGGAAGGTCAGAGCAGTCTTATTGGTCTAGCTGCTCACGTTTCTGCATCAATGCTTGTCCATCATGCTGAAGTATTTGCGATTACGTTTTCATAGGACTACATCTTTTATCTGCTGACTGGCTACTGCGATCCACCAGCCGGTGTCAAGGTTCAAGAGGGCCAGTACTACAACCCATACTTCCCGGGAGAAGCGATAGGCATGGCACAGGCTCTGTACAACGAGGCCATTGAGTACTCAGATGGTACCCCAGCCACTGCATCACAGATGGCCAAGGATGTGTCCACCTTCCTCAAGTACTGTACTGAACCCGAGTATGATGATCGGAAGCGCCTGTTCATCAAGGTGAGTGTCATTGCAATTTGTCCATATAAGGTTAGAACTGTGGGGGTCCTGAACCGCCCCTCAGGCCTGGTCAAAAAACACTGTCTGCGGATAGCATATGCTGTTGTGAGCATCTCGTCTAAATTTTACAGTCATGCGCAGCATGTAGAGCTCACAAGCGGAGTGCgaattctcctttttttttttttttttttgaacacgcTTTTTTCAATAGAAGCCTACTCCTCACTCTTTCATAATATAGCGGaatcccatacgcggctgctattggtcaaaGCTGACATCACTCAAGAAGGGTgcttggatcagtgcgcttcttcctactgttactgcgtatatttattgacacagtttaaCAAACAAACTGAAGTCaccgaaaatctgctttcgaatttcgataataaatTACGTACTTCCGGCAGAAGCCGACTACAGTAGCCGGCCGATTCCGcagacttcgcggggactgaaaaatagtccgaaaaaccgCACAGTACGAAAaatttgccccccccccttccccctcaagaaaaaaaaattgaggcttagagcggcttaagaaaaatatcgcagtttcacccaaaaggcggagcatcgattgcaatagcaaattaatagacagcaatacgaagtaaggatgttaagtttatcagctgtataaagttgtaaatatgctcttactaactaaataagcacagtgtcacgtgcgcacaggttacatgaacacatctcgctcgatgaccacgaaaactccttaaaacgctggagtgaaaaGCGCACCagaagcagcgggcaaattgaccttcgcgctgtctattctctcgcttcaatgcgaacgtcaaaaaaaaagaaaaaaagcgcatacgaagctactggcactcggcgtatgccctttgtacccatcgcataTCACTTTGACTATGAGTCTCCcgtgggcgcacacttcggctacatagcagatcactttcaagatacagtgcctGCACAgaagctccgtcggcagcagccACAAGAGCTGAACGGAGCTCCTCACAGTCTCCGTCGCCTTCTCACTCCCCGTGCtaccccgtgccccgcgagcagTCCTCACGCTTCTGGCCACCTTCCTCTCTCCCGTGTGCGTTGCCCGCTcgccctcgcaagctttcacctgcacacagcgtacggtgcaaccaaaacttaaaaaaaaaaaaaaaaaaaaacgggttcACTTAAGTGATTATGACAATATTGCtgagctgaccgaaaaaaaaaataaagcatgtGCCTCTTTTTGGAACGCTT
The DNA window shown above is from Dermacentor silvarum isolate Dsil-2018 chromosome 1, BIME_Dsil_1.4, whole genome shotgun sequence and carries:
- the LOC119465865 gene encoding cytochrome c1, heme protein, mitochondrial, with amino-acid sequence MAAVVGRFGSASFLRLQSGSLISKAHASTYTPLSRGKKVFFSTVGVVGAGVAGVIYALNESVKASDLVLHPPKLPWPHKETLISSLDHASIRRGYEVYKQVCAACHSMRYVAYRNLVGVSHTEAEAKAEAESVQILDGPDDQGNMFERPGKLSDYFPNPYPNEQAARAANNGALPPDLSFITNARHGGEDYIFYLLTGYCDPPAGVKVQEGQYYNPYFPGEAIGMAQALYNEAIEYSDGTPATASQMAKDVSTFLKYCTEPEYDDRKRLFIKVMMILTVLTAVSWYYKRFKWTILKTRKIVYKPKNYE